The proteins below are encoded in one region of uncultured Fibrobacter sp.:
- a CDS encoding acyltransferase family protein encodes MRRACKPLKRDDSFDVLKGLGIVLMIWVHCKTAEISHFAYTFHMPLFLFVSGYFYKFRKIKQELSMDFQRLIVPYLFTCLVMVMLAFVFFDGLAYDSMTRTALFSSLWGGATYGQLFDIPERLFIGPLWFLLGLFWTRLLACVLFRFIKNDFVCGAIIFVLAIVAKCFFEVYGHVPLSFVQAFGCLGFFYMGCLSKKYNLLDADKMKVLFPFCCLCWLYCMTFSSLALHKCRYEGFYILDILGAWGVFCILFILVKNIYSEDNWFWKIILFIGRNSIVVLCVHAVDHCMLNRWSSFYSDLIPVVGNVLVTFLRLVIPVLVAYLLTKNSFVYEKVFCMKKR; translated from the coding sequence CTGAGGAGAGCGTGCAAACCTTTAAAAAGAGATGATTCCTTTGATGTTCTGAAGGGATTGGGCATTGTTCTTATGATTTGGGTTCATTGTAAAACGGCCGAAATAAGTCACTTCGCATATACCTTTCATATGCCATTGTTCCTTTTTGTTTCTGGGTATTTCTACAAATTCAGAAAAATCAAGCAGGAACTGTCTATGGATTTTCAAAGACTAATTGTGCCATATTTGTTTACCTGTTTAGTGATGGTGATGTTGGCTTTTGTTTTTTTTGATGGACTTGCTTATGATTCAATGACAAGGACCGCTCTGTTTTCGTCCTTGTGGGGAGGTGCGACTTATGGACAGTTGTTTGATATTCCAGAAAGATTGTTTATAGGCCCTCTTTGGTTCCTGCTAGGCCTTTTTTGGACTCGTCTGCTGGCGTGCGTTTTATTCCGTTTTATCAAGAATGATTTCGTTTGCGGAGCGATAATATTTGTGTTAGCAATTGTTGCAAAGTGTTTTTTTGAAGTATATGGCCATGTACCGTTGTCTTTTGTGCAGGCTTTTGGTTGCTTGGGTTTCTTTTATATGGGTTGTTTATCGAAAAAGTACAACCTGTTGGATGCTGATAAAATGAAAGTTTTATTTCCCTTTTGCTGTTTATGTTGGCTATATTGTATGACGTTCTCTAGTTTAGCATTACATAAGTGTCGCTATGAAGGCTTTTATATATTGGACATTTTAGGGGCTTGGGGAGTCTTTTGTATTCTTTTCATTCTCGTAAAAAATATTTATAGCGAAGACAATTGGTTTTGGAAAATAATCTTATTTATTGGCCGCAATAGTATTGTTGTGCTTTGTGTCCATGCGGTGGATCATTGTATGTTGAACAGGTGGTCTTCTTTCTATTCTGATTTGATTCCTGTTGTGGGAAACGTTTTAGTGACTTTTTTGAGATTGGTTATTCCTGTTTTGGTCGCATATTTGTTGACAAAAAACAGCTTTGTTTATGAAAAGGTTTTTTGTATGAAAAAGAGGTGA
- a CDS encoding LTA synthase family protein yields MIWPNRRLFHQSILALAETLSIALFLSDFANGSWSLHVWNIAIAGGLVLLSGGKTSFQAKFHIKTFLALWLLSIFHQSVIWGIKTFPLDDSQLVILILRMPLDGFTLIFAKSFILKVLLSCFITSFFISILIEPWINTKKKKVIFFGALFFIFTVINVLTICINIPVHLYKEHLRKDDIILQESKFFQEKYTNIDTVTISKDFGTTKNLILILMESIENSFVDSASGGIQQTNLIPELMPSDSNEYHFSNSELIGGGFNSEGANATISATIAKTTGCPLLLRKNLSDTLLEKVTSDYDILQKYGYQNIFIQGTDAVFSGTKNFLLSHGINTLYDMHSLEKMQDMDNRFRKFRSFDAGITDRTILDISKHILDTLSKKKHFTLTIATIETHYPYGFYNKACEDKPQNITEQASLEATIKCASKDMRNFINWVKQQPFYLNTEIIILGDHLFMGDYLVNKNTKDRRWYNLFINPIIKPETTKREFTSFDIAPTILESLGFTIDNHKMGFGTSLFSSESTLVEKIGIDSLNKELIDFKNSIEYNNISYPASINHIRDVLHPSKTVK; encoded by the coding sequence ATGATTTGGCCGAATCGAAGGTTATTCCATCAAAGCATACTCGCTTTAGCAGAGACTCTCTCTATAGCCCTTTTCCTCTCCGATTTCGCAAATGGTTCTTGGTCATTACATGTTTGGAACATCGCAATAGCTGGAGGACTCGTTTTACTAAGCGGGGGAAAAACATCCTTTCAGGCAAAATTCCATATAAAAACCTTTTTGGCGCTCTGGCTTCTGTCCATTTTCCATCAAAGTGTCATATGGGGAATAAAAACCTTTCCGCTAGACGACTCCCAACTAGTCATATTAATCCTCCGAATGCCCTTAGATGGTTTTACATTGATATTTGCAAAAAGTTTCATACTGAAGGTTCTACTTTCCTGTTTTATAACATCATTTTTCATTTCCATACTTATTGAGCCTTGGATAAACACTAAAAAAAAGAAAGTAATATTTTTCGGCGCACTCTTTTTTATTTTCACAGTAATCAATGTCTTAACTATATGCATCAACATTCCTGTTCATCTATATAAAGAACATCTTCGCAAAGACGACATTATTTTGCAGGAATCAAAATTTTTTCAAGAAAAATATACAAATATTGACACAGTCACCATTTCAAAGGATTTTGGGACTACAAAAAACTTAATCCTAATCTTAATGGAATCTATTGAAAATTCCTTCGTTGATTCTGCTTCAGGAGGAATCCAGCAAACAAATCTTATACCAGAGCTTATGCCCTCAGACTCCAACGAATACCACTTTTCCAACAGCGAATTAATCGGAGGGGGATTCAATTCTGAAGGAGCAAATGCAACAATTTCTGCAACCATAGCAAAAACAACTGGGTGTCCGCTACTGTTGCGAAAGAACCTCAGCGACACCCTATTAGAGAAAGTTACCAGTGATTACGACATTCTTCAAAAATACGGTTATCAAAATATATTTATACAAGGAACGGATGCTGTTTTTTCTGGAACAAAAAATTTTCTTCTTTCACATGGGATAAACACTCTATATGACATGCATTCATTAGAAAAAATGCAAGATATGGACAACAGATTCCGAAAATTTCGATCATTTGATGCCGGAATTACAGACAGAACTATACTAGACATTTCAAAACACATTCTAGACACGCTCTCTAAAAAAAAGCATTTCACACTAACAATTGCTACAATAGAGACTCACTATCCCTATGGCTTCTATAACAAAGCCTGCGAAGATAAACCTCAGAACATTACAGAACAAGCCTCATTGGAAGCAACAATTAAATGTGCATCAAAAGACATGCGTAATTTCATTAACTGGGTAAAGCAACAACCTTTTTATTTAAATACCGAGATTATTATTTTAGGAGATCATCTTTTTATGGGTGATTATCTCGTCAATAAAAACACAAAGGATCGAAGATGGTACAACCTTTTCATCAATCCCATCATCAAGCCAGAAACAACAAAGCGAGAATTTACTTCTTTTGACATTGCCCCAACAATTTTAGAAAGTCTCGGTTTTACGATAGACAATCACAAAATGGGTTTTGGCACAAGTTTATTTTCCAGTGAAAGTACACTTGTTGAAAAAATAGGCATAGACTCACTAAACAAAGAACTTATAGATTTTAAAAATTCAATAGAATACAACAACATTTCTTATCCAGCGAGCATAAATCATATTCGCGACGTTCTTCATCCGTCAAAAACAGTAAAATAG